A window of Rhizoctonia solani chromosome 5, complete sequence genomic DNA:
GACGTGGCGCTATCTGGAGCCTACACATACGAACACCAATACGCGTTTTCTCCCGGAGTTCCTATTGTACTACGCTTGATCTATCTTGGAAAGGAACAACTGTACCGCTTAGTCTCTCGAATGTTACTGCCTGGGTCTAAATCTACCGAATTTTGTTCAATACTGACCAACCTCATAAACGCACTCCTTGTTGCTATGGTGGCCTCCCAACCCAGTTTGGCTCTCTATAAGTAAGCCCAATAGACAGCTCGACCGAAATCTTTGGTACTTACTCGGTTGTCCAGCCTCACTGAACGAGTCACTCGTTCGAAAGAATTCTCTTTCTTGACCTTGCTCGTACATGTGATCCTTGGAGCCCCTCCAGTTATCATACGTAGTGTATATGCCGAACCGTTTTTTGCTTGGTTCACATTCGAAGG
This region includes:
- a CDS encoding glycosyltransferase family 76 protein, which codes for MELSFSKFRLRFYFFVGALICQLIASNIPAFDTSHLVSKPSSNSPDSTLLDFSRDSSATGYSVDFNDYPPNLVPSAGLRWDALHYIDVALSGAYTYEHQYAFSPGVPIVLRLIYLGKEQLYRLVSRMLLPGSKSTEFCSILTNLINALLVAMVASQPSLALYNLTERVTRSKEFSFLTLLVHVILGAPPVIIRSVYAEPFFAWFTFEG